A genomic region of bacterium contains the following coding sequences:
- a CDS encoding SPASM domain-containing protein, translated as MPRTIWIEPTNYCNLKCIMCPQMINEVGERGFMEFDLFKKIIDQCSQFQPVIQLFMGGEPLLHKDIVKMIHYIKKNGLKVLLATNATLLNQSLSLNLINSGIDCLVFSFDGYDKTSYEKIRVGADFDKTLGNIMSFLEMRKKSGKNKPKITLYSLCLDTEKTSEEEMAEYKKLHKELEKMHVDRFIVGEAGPWAGKFDYTSKFKIRKHGSRFIPCPRIWDDMAIRWDGKVVPCCADLRGDVILGEVDKLKLKEIWNGERLVALREMMIKKKYQEIALCRNCDEPFPLSNMITWGLPNSYIPVSILRIIHS; from the coding sequence ATGCCAAGGACTATATGGATTGAACCCACCAATTATTGCAATCTTAAATGCATCATGTGTCCTCAAATGATAAATGAGGTTGGAGAACGGGGTTTCATGGAGTTTGATCTCTTTAAGAAAATTATTGATCAATGTTCTCAATTTCAACCAGTTATACAACTTTTTATGGGAGGAGAACCGCTACTTCACAAAGATATTGTAAAAATGATACACTATATTAAAAAGAATGGATTGAAGGTATTACTTGCTACAAACGCAACTCTTCTTAATCAATCTTTATCCTTGAACTTAATAAATTCAGGTATCGATTGTCTGGTATTTTCTTTTGATGGTTATGATAAAACAAGCTATGAGAAGATAAGGGTAGGTGCAGATTTTGATAAAACGCTCGGAAACATTATGAGTTTCCTTGAGATGAGAAAGAAATCAGGAAAGAATAAACCAAAAATAACACTATATAGCCTATGTTTGGATACAGAAAAGACATCTGAAGAAGAAATGGCAGAGTATAAAAAGTTACATAAGGAATTAGAAAAAATGCATGTTGATAGGTTTATTGTTGGAGAAGCTGGACCTTGGGCAGGCAAGTTTGATTATACAAGTAAATTTAAAATTAGAAAACATGGTTCCCGCTTCATTCCCTGTCCGAGGATATGGGATGACATGGCAATTCGATGGGACGGAAAAGTTGTTCCATGTTGCGCAGATCTTAGAGGAGATGTTATTTTGGGAGAGGTAGATAAATTGAAACTTAAAGAGATATGGAATGGAGAACGACTCGTAGCGTTGAGAGAGATGATGATAAAAAAAAAGTATCAAGAAATTGCCTTATGCAGAAATTGTGATGAGCCTTTTCCTCTATCAAACATGATAACATGGGGACTGCCAAATAGTTATATCCCTGTATCCATACTAAGAATAATCCATTCCTAA
- a CDS encoding methyltransferase domain-containing protein produces the protein METPAQHCLIKQLIRVLQKEKEDTPRILNIGAGKNLFIENHLIHAGCNYICDRVDINDCALVHPCVDKCWQCSIESMFPVESNKYLAVFASYVLEHIIDLNKTSREIYRVLKPSGIFVASIPNPTAPEFILSKLTPLWFHKMVRGEESWKTYYTYSSIRKLVKIFESAGLRLINIKYYSFVELYLHRFVLLDILGRFYDKIISTMNIKKLMGNVCVTFEKSS, from the coding sequence ATGGAAACACCTGCTCAACACTGTCTTATAAAACAACTCATTAGAGTTTTACAGAAGGAGAAAGAAGATACTCCTCGAATCTTGAATATTGGTGCCGGCAAAAATCTTTTTATTGAAAACCATCTAATTCATGCTGGATGCAATTATATTTGTGACCGTGTTGATATAAATGATTGTGCATTAGTTCATCCATGTGTAGATAAATGTTGGCAGTGCTCGATTGAATCGATGTTCCCAGTAGAATCAAACAAATATCTGGCAGTATTTGCTAGTTATGTATTAGAACATATTATAGACTTAAACAAAACTTCTCGTGAAATTTATCGAGTTTTAAAACCATCCGGTATTTTTGTCGCATCTATTCCAAATCCTACTGCACCAGAATTTATCCTGTCGAAATTAACACCTTTATGGTTTCATAAAATGGTAAGAGGTGAAGAATCATGGAAAACTTATTATACATACAGCAGTATTAGAAAATTAGTTAAGATATTTGAGTCAGCGGGGCTCCGTTTAATTAATATAAAATACTACTCATTTGTCGAACTCTATCTCCATAGATTCGTCCTTCTGGACATATTGGGCAGATTCTACGACAAAATTATTTCCACTATGAATATCAAAAAATTGATGGGCAATGTATGTGTCACATTTGAGAAATCTTCTTGA
- a CDS encoding radical SAM protein, with protein MKILEGRKRKKRLVFPYFLLSTFYSLLPISRRKGLGHIVLLFPHTGYTKSSEQILPLGLLYVAAPLVQKGHSVTIIDQRKEPGWRDVLRRAVNKPQTLAVGITTMTGPQIGHAMEIAQAVRKMAPELPIVWGGVHPSLLPEQIVQSEMVDIVCVGEGEISFSELIKALEERKEWSNVPGICYSKNGKIVSTNPPPLYDLEQLPPLPYDLLDLSSYQTQPLRIKRASLPIITSRGCKFRCAYCYNTKFYQSSWRGMSPEKVIEQITNLVKNYNAGGIFLLDDNFFGSRHRVEQIFKMLIESGLGVHIYNANCRVDFLHRSSSEFLQLMRRAGVEQIFVGVESGSDRVLNSIYKDIKVEQVLEINRNLRDAGIIPVYSFMAGLPDETRQEVEQTLKLMVRLREENPQAKLYKLSLFVPMPGTDLFERCKEMGNKFPQRLEDWSNYDYNHVNLTYLSDEHRKFLERVSELSGFLDVEDKVTGLLKIVVQLYTLIATWRCKKRFYNWMPEMALMRLLRTLKRN; from the coding sequence ATGAAAATACTAGAGGGTAGAAAGAGAAAGAAAAGGCTTGTCTTTCCTTACTTTCTACTCTCTACTTTCTACTCTCTACTTCCTATTTCCAGGAGAAAAGGATTGGGACACATAGTTTTACTTTTCCCTCATACAGGTTACACTAAATCCAGTGAGCAAATTTTGCCATTGGGCTTACTCTATGTAGCCGCACCACTTGTTCAAAAGGGGCATTCTGTAACCATCATTGACCAACGAAAAGAACCGGGGTGGCGTGATGTATTGCGTCGCGCCGTGAACAAACCTCAGACTTTGGCGGTTGGTATTACTACTATGACCGGCCCACAAATTGGGCACGCTATGGAGATAGCTCAAGCCGTCAGAAAAATGGCACCAGAGCTCCCTATCGTCTGGGGTGGAGTTCATCCCAGTTTGCTACCAGAACAGATAGTCCAATCCGAGATGGTAGATATTGTCTGTGTTGGAGAAGGAGAAATATCTTTTTCTGAATTAATCAAGGCTTTGGAGGAAAGAAAAGAATGGTCTAATGTGCCAGGAATTTGCTACAGCAAAAATGGGAAAATAGTTTCCACTAATCCTCCTCCTCTGTATGACCTTGAGCAATTGCCTCCTTTACCTTATGACCTGTTAGACTTGAGCAGTTATCAAACACAGCCGTTACGAATCAAGAGAGCCAGTTTGCCAATTATTACCAGCCGCGGTTGCAAGTTTCGTTGTGCATATTGTTATAATACAAAATTCTACCAATCTTCCTGGCGTGGTATGTCCCCTGAGAAAGTGATAGAACAAATTACCAATTTGGTGAAAAATTATAATGCCGGCGGTATTTTCCTTCTGGATGATAACTTCTTTGGCAGCCGTCATCGAGTAGAACAAATTTTTAAAATGCTTATTGAAAGTGGTTTGGGAGTTCACATTTACAATGCTAACTGTCGAGTTGACTTTCTGCACAGAAGTTCATCAGAATTCCTTCAACTGATGCGTCGGGCTGGTGTAGAACAAATCTTCGTAGGGGTTGAATCTGGCTCTGACCGGGTACTCAACAGCATATATAAAGACATCAAGGTAGAACAGGTGTTGGAAATCAATAGAAACTTGCGTGATGCCGGGATTATCCCGGTATACAGTTTCATGGCAGGATTGCCAGATGAAACACGGCAAGAGGTGGAACAAACCCTCAAACTCATGGTTCGACTGCGAGAAGAAAATCCACAGGCAAAACTATACAAGTTGTCCCTATTTGTTCCTATGCCTGGTACTGATTTGTTTGAACGATGCAAGGAAATGGGAAATAAATTTCCACAGCGCCTCGAGGACTGGTCAAATTATGATTATAACCATGTTAACCTGACATATTTGTCAGATGAACACCGCAAATTCCTGGAACGGGTATCTGAACTCTCAGGATTTTTAGATGTGGAAGACAAAGTAACAGGACTACTTAAAATAGTAGTTCAATTATATACTTTGATAGCCACCTGGCGGTGTAAAAAAAGATTTTATAATTGGATGCCGGAAATGGCACTTATGCGCCTGCTACGCACACTAAAAAGAAATTAG
- a CDS encoding O-antigen ligase family protein produces MKYYPHFGGEWALRIEVTDLFLVILYAYLIKDFITRRLSIQIPAVAIFWLLLIILGLGSIIFSPYRTMAAYEIISMTKMLLLFIYLVNYGKTRNQIKLVVAALMIGVFLQIIYGLMQHFCGLNLPLQRLGQSPEMVTEELGMRTASRVGAMLGHPNIFAGYLVMLLPLAFILIFVRISIWYKALCIAILVFGEMALILTLSRGGWISFATSVMVILFLRPAVGRQRIITLIFILGSALVIGLLFSGTIIQKFILSDPASISSRVECMYIAWRMIQSNFWWGTGLNSFTFVMSDYDYSGIQWGKMDPPVHNIYLLIFAEQGIFGILLFLSICFMVIRVGISNLKGKDNLLNAINLGSLAGFIAILVQGVGDWNLRINTTVRVFWTLAAMIFAIHFWNQKQESDKPEIQRRNNFKNISVVSSASVR; encoded by the coding sequence TTGAAATATTACCCTCACTTTGGTGGAGAATGGGCATTGCGTATCGAGGTAACAGATTTGTTTCTCGTCATATTGTATGCATATTTGATTAAAGACTTTATCACCAGACGGTTATCAATTCAAATACCTGCGGTAGCGATATTTTGGTTATTGCTCATCATTTTGGGACTTGGGAGCATAATTTTTTCCCCCTATCGCACTATGGCCGCTTATGAAATTATCTCTATGACAAAAATGTTGTTACTTTTTATATATCTTGTCAATTATGGAAAAACTCGTAATCAGATAAAATTGGTTGTCGCGGCATTGATGATAGGGGTATTCTTGCAGATAATATATGGATTGATGCAACATTTTTGTGGATTGAACCTTCCACTCCAGCGACTGGGTCAATCTCCCGAAATGGTTACTGAAGAACTGGGAATGAGAACCGCCAGCAGGGTCGGGGCGATGTTAGGTCATCCAAATATATTTGCTGGGTATCTTGTAATGTTACTACCTCTGGCATTTATCTTGATATTTGTCCGAATCTCGATTTGGTACAAGGCACTATGTATAGCCATTCTGGTATTTGGAGAAATGGCACTCATATTAACGCTTTCTCGTGGTGGTTGGATTAGTTTCGCAACCTCCGTTATGGTAATATTGTTCTTACGTCCAGCAGTGGGTCGCCAGAGAATTATTACACTGATATTTATCTTGGGCTCTGCATTGGTCATTGGACTTTTATTTTCAGGGACTATAATCCAAAAGTTTATTCTTAGCGATCCAGCATCAATTAGTTCCCGGGTTGAATGTATGTACATTGCCTGGCGGATGATACAATCGAATTTTTGGTGGGGCACAGGTTTAAATTCTTTTACCTTTGTAATGTCGGATTATGACTATTCCGGTATACAGTGGGGGAAAATGGACCCGCCGGTTCATAATATTTACCTATTGATTTTCGCCGAACAGGGTATCTTTGGAATACTCTTATTCTTATCCATCTGTTTTATGGTCATCAGGGTAGGAATTTCAAACCTTAAAGGTAAAGATAATCTGTTGAATGCAATTAATTTGGGTTCTCTTGCGGGCTTCATTGCAATATTAGTTCAGGGAGTGGGGGACTGGAACTTGCGAATAAATACTACTGTCCGTGTTTTTTGGACACTTGCGGCAATGATATTTGCCATTCATTTTTGGAATCAAAAGCAAGAAAGTGATAAACCAGAGATACAGAGAAGAAATAATTTTAAAAATATCTCTGTGGTTTCCTCTGCGTCTGTGCGGTGA